Proteins from one Hyperolius riggenbachi isolate aHypRig1 chromosome 4, aHypRig1.pri, whole genome shotgun sequence genomic window:
- the LOC137504804 gene encoding octapeptide-repeat protein T2-like, translating into MERKREKEKRKRARKQETGGRDRGEREAGGRVSGEKETGGRERRERERQEVETKEREEVKIKTEESERQEEETDEREREQDRGERQGEDTEERERQEEETDERDTGGRDRENYTEEREKRGRETKRDRRKN; encoded by the coding sequence atggagagaaagagagagaaagagaagaggaagagagcgAGAAAacaagagacaggaggaagagacagaggagagagagaggcaggaggaAGAGTGAGCGGAGAGaaagagacaggaggaagagagcggagagagagagagaggcaggaggtAGAGACCAAGGAGAGAGAGGAGGTAAAGATCAAAACAGAGGAGAGTGAGAGGCAGGAGGAAGAgacagatgagagagagagagaacaagacagaggagagaggcagggggaagatacagaggagagagagaggcaggaggaAGAGACAGATGAGAGAGATacaggaggaagagacagagagaactacacagaagagagagagaaacgggggagagagacaaagagagacaggaggaagaactag